The DNA region CCTGCTTCAGCCCGCGATAGATCGCGCGCACCGCCGGAATCCGCCCGAGCAGCCGCTCGCCGAGATCGACCAGCGTGCGGCCGATCAGATTGGCGGTCAGGAAGCCGAGCAAGGTCAGCGCGATCACGGCGACGACGAGCCCCGATCCCGGCAGGCCGAACGGCAGATAGGTTTCCGGCCGATAGGCGGTCGGCACGAACGGCCGCACCAGATTGTCGACCCAGGTGACGAACCACCAGGTCAGATACAGGGTGATCGCAACCGGCCCGGCCACCACGAGGCCGGTGAGGAAATAGTTGCGGAAGCGCGCCATCAGCCCGCGGGGGGCATCCGGGGGCACGTCACCCGGCGTCACGGGAGGCACTTGGTTGGACGTCATTGCGGTTCCAGGTCGTCGCAGCGGGCGGAATCGAACGCATGACCCTGGAAAACTTTGCGAACCGGTTTCCGAAAAGATCGTGCGCAAACAACAAGCTAAAGCGCGATCTTGATCGCGCTCCAAAACAGCTATGTCATCCTAGCAGGTTTTTGAAGGCTGCGTGATGTCGTCACTTGCGACTATTCGACCGTCACCGATTTGGCCAGATTCCGGGGCTGGTCGACGTCGGTGCCCATCACCACGGCGGTGTGATAGGCCAGCAGCTGCACCGGCACGGCGTAGACGATCGACGCGAAGGTCGCGCCCATGTCAGGCATCACGATCGTCACCAGCGACTGGATGGTCGCCTCTGCCGCGCCCTTGGCGTCGGTCATCAGGATGATCTTGCCGCCGCGCGCGGCGACCTCCTGCATGTTGGAGACGGTCTTCTCGAACACCTTGTCGTAGGGCGCGATCACGACGACCGGCATGTGCTCGTCGATCAGCGCGATCGGGCCGTGCTTGAGCTCGCCGGCGGCATAGCCCTCGGCGTGGATGTAGGAGATCTCCTTCAGCTTCAGCGCGCCTTCCAGCGCCAGCGGATAGGCGGTGCCGCGGCCGAGATAGAGCACGTCGCGCGATTTGGCGATCTCGCGCGCCAGCTTCTCGATCTGCGGTTCGGTGGTGAGCGCTTCCGACATCAACCGGGGGATCTCGACCAGACTGTGCACCAGCTTGGCCTCGTCGGCATCGGAGAGCTCGCCCCTCGCCTTGCCCGCCGCGACCGCAAGCGACGCCAGCACCATCAGCTGGCAGGTGAAGGCCTTGGTCGAGGCGACGCCGATCTCGGGGCCGGCCAGCGTCTGCAGCACGGTCTCGCTCTCGCGCGCGATCGTCGAGGTCGGCACGTTGACGACCGAGAGCGTGTGCGCGCCTTGCGCCTTGGCGTAGCGCAGCGCCGCCAGCGTGTCGGCGGTCTCGCCGGACTGCGAGATGAAGATCGCGAGATCGCCCTTGCGCAGCGGCGCCTCGCGGTAGCGGAATTCGGAGGCGACATCGAGCTCGACCGGCAGCCGGGCCAGCCGTTCCAGCCAGTATTTGCCGATGAAGCCGGCATAGCTCGCGGTGCCGCAGGCGACCACCGAGACGCGTTGGATATCCTTGAAGTCGAACGGCAGCTTCACCGGCAGCATGACGCGCTCGGTCGCCAATTCGACATAACGGGCGAGCGTGTGCCCGACCACTTCGGGCTGCTCGTGGATCTCCTTGGCCATGAAGTGGCGGTAGTTCGCCTTGTCGACCAACGCGGT from Bradyrhizobium genosp. L includes:
- the glmS gene encoding glutamine--fructose-6-phosphate transaminase (isomerizing), translated to MCGIVGILGRAPVAEQLVDSLKRLEYRGYDSAGVATLENGALARRRAEGKLRNLEAKLGTKPLGGHTGIGHTRWATHGKPTENNAHPHSTDRVAVVHNGIIENFRELREHLEAKGTVFSTETDTEVVVHLVDDLLKGGVAPVEAVRAALSQLRGAFALGFIFAGEDDLMIGARNGPPLAIGHGEGEMYLGSDAIALGPFTDTISYLEDGDWVVLNRKGATIFDKDNAIVHREAIKHTMATALVDKANYRHFMAKEIHEQPEVVGHTLARYVELATERVMLPVKLPFDFKDIQRVSVVACGTASYAGFIGKYWLERLARLPVELDVASEFRYREAPLRKGDLAIFISQSGETADTLAALRYAKAQGAHTLSVVNVPTSTIARESETVLQTLAGPEIGVASTKAFTCQLMVLASLAVAAGKARGELSDADEAKLVHSLVEIPRLMSEALTTEPQIEKLAREIAKSRDVLYLGRGTAYPLALEGALKLKEISYIHAEGYAAGELKHGPIALIDEHMPVVVIAPYDKVFEKTVSNMQEVAARGGKIILMTDAKGAAEATIQSLVTIVMPDMGATFASIVYAVPVQLLAYHTAVVMGTDVDQPRNLAKSVTVE